A genomic region of Haliotis asinina isolate JCU_RB_2024 chromosome 1, JCU_Hal_asi_v2, whole genome shotgun sequence contains the following coding sequences:
- the LOC137280777 gene encoding uncharacterized protein: protein MYIQKRTPSGPITIATVRRRKSVSVNSKVFVFGVYPIKMEVIIPSPTCDDFTTYVCNINTSHSYCQGKQIQVKMEDCGSKTVDILPDEDDDKDVQSSGSSAVSTSRPPPDDLPAAQNPSGVHVYVVVIACVTSALLTATLYTAVVVAWTKCKSQTQTLTLTENEPEGHYETTTREVTVEENAYCSLTPVQTAYLNININNQTTSSTSVTSPASPSSNANSYYSVVEDSTV, encoded by the exons ATGTACATTCAGAAGAGGACGCCATCTGGACCGATTACCATAGCGACCGTGAGACGCCGCAAGTCTGTGTCTGTAAACAGCAAGGTGTTCGTTTTTGGAGTGTACCCCATCAAAATGGAAGTGATCATTCCGAGTCCGACTTGTGATGACTTCACAACGTATGTGTGCAATATCAACACGAGTCATTCATATTGTCAAGGGAAGCAGATCCAGGTGAAAATGG aggaTTGTGGATCTAAAACTGTTGACATCCTTCCAGACGAAGATGACGACAAGGATGTACAGAGTTCCG GTTCATCTGCTGTGTCTACGTCTCGCCCGCCACCAGATGACTTGCCAGCTGCAC AGAATCCTTCAGGCGTGCATGTCTATGTTGTGGTCATTGCGTGTGTGACGTCAGCACTTCTGACAGCGACATTGTACACGGCAGTGGTGGTTGCAT GGACAAAGTGTAAAAGTCAGACccagaccttgaccttgaccgaAAATGAACCTGAGGGCCACTACGAAACTACCACCAGAG AAGTAACCGTGGAGGAGAATGCATACTGCTCTCTGACCCCTGTCCAGACCGCATACTTGAACATCAATATCAACAACcaaacaacatcatcaacatcggTAACATCACCAGCGTCACCTTCGTCAAATGCTAACAGTTATTATTCAGTCGTGGAAGATAGTACTGTTTAA